Proteins encoded in a region of the Ziziphus jujuba cultivar Dongzao chromosome 3, ASM3175591v1 genome:
- the LOC125423498 gene encoding ethylene-responsive transcription factor ERF096-like, translating to MEEDPRGKTMDEKETGGEVRYRGVRRRPWGKYAAEIRDSTRHGARVWLGTFNTAEEAARAYDRAAYTMRGHLAVLNFPEEYPSAPGTTSASSSSSSSSMPSGRTNTSASEHGRQQVFEFECLDDKLLEELLDYSEKKNKK from the coding sequence ATGGAGGAGGACCCAAGAGGGAAAACCATGGATGAGAAAGAAACTGGTGGCGAGGTTCGATACCGTGGTGTAAGGCGTCGGCCTTGGGGGAAGTACGCGGCGGAGATTCGGGATTCGACCAGGCACGGTGCCAGGGTGTGGCTCGGGACTTTCAACACTGCTGAGGAAGCTGCTCGAGCTTATGACCGAGCAGCTTATACCATGAGAGGTCATTTGGCAGTTCTCAATTTTCCTGAAGAGTACCCTTCAGCACCTGGTACtacctctgcttcttcttcttcctcttcttcatcaATGCCTTCCGGGAGGACCAATACTTCTGCTAGTGAACATGGAAGACAACAAGTTTTCGAATTCGAGTGTTTGGATGATAAGCTTCTAGAGGAGCTTCTTGATTATAgtgagaagaagaacaagaaataa